CTGGTCCCACCCACACCCCTACCTTGAATCCACTGTGTTAGTCAAATTATTGTCGGGTTCCCCCCATCTCTGATGTGATGTTATACCTAATGACACAAAGTAATCTTGAAAAGAACAACTTTGTCTATATGTAATGAAGGAGGTTTAAGGACACTGCATATCAACTTGGTCTTATCTATCACAAAATATTTCCCAAGAATTTAGGTCTGTAAAACCAAGGTGAATGCTAAGGAGAGACCCTGTAGTTGGATTTCCTATAGTCAATCAAGAGAGCTTATTCAGGGGAGTACTGACTGATTTGGAAGATGgaataaatataatttacaaaGAAGGGCATCTTTGGGAAGGGGGACAGTCATGGAGGCTGGATCAGTGCATGCTAATGATCAGTCACCAATTTGTCCTTAGCACTCAAAAGCCATCTGATCCCAGATACCGATGGCTCCATTCAACACAAGCAGCTTCGATACAGCCCCCTTCACCCTGATGGGCATTCCAGGGCTGGAAGAGTACCACATCTGGATTAGTATCCCTTTCTGTACCATGTACCTTGTGGCCATTGCAGGTAACTCCATCCTGCTGTACCTCATCACCATGGAGCAGCATAGCCTGCATGCACCCATGTTCTACTTTCTCACTATGTTAGCAGTCACTGACCTTGTCTTATCTACCACATGTGTTACCAAAACTCTCAGCATATTCTGGCTTGGCCCTCAGGAAATTGCCTTCCCCAGCTGCCTCActcagttgtttttccttcaCTATAGCTTTGTCTTGGACTCAGCCATTTTGTTGGCAATGGCATTTGACTGCTATGTGGCCATCTGCTTCCCACTGAGATATACAACCATCCTGACTCCCCAAGTCATTGTCAAGATTATGGTGGGCATCTCCTTCAGGAGCTTCTGTGTTTTGGTCCCATGTGTTTTTCTGGTAAAGCGGCTACCTTTCTGCCGGACACACATTATTCACCACACATACTGTGAGCACATTGATGTGGCCCGGCTTTCTTGTGCTGACATCTCcattaatatctggtatggttttGCTGTGCCAATAATGACTGTGATTTCAGATGTTTTCCTTATTGCCATCTCCTACACACTCATTCTGAAAGCTGTCTTTCACCTCCCATCTCGTGATGCTCGTCAGAAGGCTCTAGGGACCTGTGGCTCCCATGTCTGTGTCATCCTCATGTTCTACATACCAGCCTTCTTCTCTATTCTAGCCCACCACTTTGGGCACAATGTACCTCTTACCTTCCACATTATGTTTGCTAACCTCTATGTGGTCATCCCACCTGCCCTCAACCCAATTGTTTATGGCGTGAAAACAAAACAGATAAGAGACAAGgtctttctcttgttctctatGAAGGGCACAGGGTAACATGGAActgaggagagagtgaagaagTTGTTGTCTTAAGGCCCAAGACTCAGTTTGTGACTGGCGGATACAGAAGGCATGATTCCATTCTTcaagaatctatgatttcattggtatggtgACTCTTTGCATTTTTAAAGATCACAACTCCTTGGTAACTTAGTATATGTAGTCTTTAGTAGTAGTCCTTAACAGTGACTGTGGCAGAAAGATTCATTGCTGTGCAACAAACCTGGTGATAAGCCTCCTTGAAATCAGATAGACTGGCCCTCAGACAGCCGATGCACAATCCATTGTCAGTCCTACACTGGAAGCCATTGTCACGTGCTATGAGCTCCCAGAACATGTCATTGCTAGAAGAATATTCATGATCCAGTCACATCCATATCATAACATGGCATCAGAATAATACTTTAGGGAGCTTCACAAGGAATTGTCGTGACCTGATTTGATATTCTTTATTTGAACctgtcttcttcctctgaatccaatactctttctatCATGCTACATTATCTCTCACTACTTTATTCTCTACTTAGCAGTTTCTCTCTACAATCACATGCCATGGAGAAGATTTCCCTAGAAAGGAAATTTACAAAGTCAGAACTGTCTTTTGTATTTGATGACTTTTTTTCTGAGAGATAAGGAGAATCATACACTTTTCATTGCATCATTATCAAAGTATATAGAATTTGGACTTTGAGACCTTGGTCTTGGATATCTACtctacttattacctgtatgacctagTTTCTTATCGTCCCAATTCATCTATCAATAAAATAAGGAAGGCaaactaggtgatttctaaagtGATGTTCACTTTCCAGATGTAAATTTAAGGATCCTATGGGTGGAGGACACCTGCCTGACACAGAACACTTTACTTTTAAAGTTCAACAAGAATACAGATTTTGACCATTTGCAAAGATTCATTCCGGAAGACATAACGATGATAAAGGATTCAGGGCAGGGTGCACTGAGGGGGTGTTGGGGAATGttatctctgctttttttcttgCTGAAACTTACTGAGGCTACTATCTCCCATTACAATAACctgttttgaaaataaaatcttcTGGAGCCCAGCCACAATAAATCATAGACATCATTTATTTCTCAACTCTGGATTTAACACAGGTCTAGGTTCTAAATAAGGGTATTTGTACGATTATAACTGCAGCACCACTTTGCACAAGTGTCCTTAGAACGCTGCCTTGGGTTAGAGGTACCTTATAGGTCAGCAACCACTCAAGACTATAGCTTCTGAATGCCcataaatgtgttttcttttcctagGCCTACCAGAGGATGCAGTAAttcaaagcaaaatatatttaaacaaaatGCTTGATAACTTGGCATAATAGCAAAATAGGTGACAAGAAAGATtctagggtgtcccaaaagtcttactgcagtTATAACTTATTAAAGTATATCTAGTACCCATAGTAGTATGCTTTCTTAGAGGTTGCCATACCAGCAATGAAGAGACACATGTAGGGAGTACATGTGGCCAagaaacatgtatgtatatatgtgtatatatatatgtgtgtgtatatatacacatatatatacacacatatacctatatacatatatatgcatgtatgtgtgtatatatgtattatatatgtatgtatagagagaaaggggggacaaCACATAGAAGACAAATGTAGTCAGGGAACATGGCCCAGAGTTGTTGATGTCATTGCATGGTTCTCTGCCAGGCAACTCTATTCTCTGCTAGGCTTCTTTGCTGTCATCAGCTATGATGAACAACATAGCTTCCAACTGAAGTTTCTCAACTGAAATCTCTACTAGGTCCCTGAAAATCTTTAAATTGACAAATGAGATGGCCTTTCCTGAATCTGATCCTTCTCAACCTCTCTATAGCATTTGACTTGTGTAGAGGATAGGACACTAAATCAGAAGTCAGcaaaacctgtgttcaaaaccCATCTCAGACAATTATTACCTTTTGTGAACCTAAGCAAGGCACTTGCCTCCATtttctaatttataaaataagaagattggaCTTGATAGACTCTGTggctccttctagttctaaaactatgattctatgagcctAGAATGCTTTTTTTCCAAATCCTATTACTCCCTGTGTTTGGCGGGGTTGGGGTTTTGGGGGGTACTATTTCATCCCAGCAAATCATTCATTAGACCATCGGAGTCTAGGCAGCACACACATTTCCCATCTACCATGACCTTATTATCTCCACCCACCAGGAACAACAACTGTCAAGTTTGGACTAATTAGAGTAGGGCAACTAGGGTGTTAAGGTGACTGGGGGCTATGTGATAAGAAGATCTGTTGAAATAGTTGAAAATGATTAGCTTGAAGAAGACTCAGGGGTAGGAGTAAGGAGGTGAAAGCCATCCTAAAGTACTTGAAGATCTTCCATATGGAGGGAAGATTAGattttttctgcttggcctcacAGGGCAGAACTAGGTAGAATTTACTTGGAGGTGAGAAAAAGGTAAAACAAAAGCAAGCAACTTCACAACACTTAGATCTGTTCAAAAATTGAATGAGGTGCCTCAAAAGAGAAGGCCTTCTATAGAAGGCTCGATCATTCTTTATTCATGGATATCACAGAGGAGTGATTTGAGTGATTCTGCTTCAGATGGGGCTAAGACTAGAGCTAGCCTAATAAGGTCTCTAAGATTCTAGAATTCTGGGTTTATGTTAGCTGGAGTAGTCAGGGGGAGAGAGTTGCTTCATGAAGGAGGTCAGACTTGAAATTAACCCTGAAGCAATACTCAGACTTAGGAAAACTGAAAGAGTAGAGAAGGCTACTCCAGGTTTGGAAAATAGTGTGAGGAAAGACATAGAGGAAAGAATATCTGGTAAtgacatagaaagagagagagagagagagagagagagagagagagagagagagagagagagagagagagagagaccaattagTTGAACTCGTAGGTGAATAAAGGGGGTGATGTGCAAATGAGGGCAGAAAGGTAGATTCCCTTAGGTTAACTAGAACAGAGATTTCCTTTCTCTATTCTTGCCTCACAGCTGACTAGGATGGCACGAAGGTGGCCATACCTGAGGCTCAAAATCGTCCAGGGGTTCAGATGCCACTGTTCTCCATCTTCTTGAAAATGGCTAATAGGGCATGTTTTGCTAAGTTCTATCCCTGCTTACCtagtacatagatagatatagatatagacatatagatatacacatatgtgtatatacacacatatatacgcatacgCATATGTACACGTGCATCTGTGTGCATgacctattgtgctataagatacaCATGTACATTCAGACAGTCTATCCCCAAACacatcatcataatcattatcatcatcattcttttAGCTTATAATCTCCAAGCTCCATGGAAAAAGAGACTTTCAAAATACAGAGAATTGGCTGGGCAGATCTAAGTGTGGGGGAATGGGATATTGTTCcaataacctctgaggtcctatGGGCCACTGAGGTTGTCAAATGAAAGAAGACATTTAAAAGCACTTACATAAAAAGCACTGTGGCAAACAGCAGGACctaaatagaaaaaatgagacaaaccctgctctcaagaagctcttATTTTAAGGGGGAAGACGACACACATTGAacgtttcagctgcaagtcaaacACAAAAGCCCCATGATCTTAGGATACAgtagcaaagcagatgttaattcAGTTAGTTCAGTGAGCCTGAGAACTCTTTTGCTCAACTTGGGAAAGCAGctattttctccatctgtacaaTAATCCACAGAACGCTGAATACACAAAAACATAAGAAGAATAGAATAACAGCTTGTCCCATGATTGTGTCTATCTGAAGGCcactaaaaaaaatgagatgatggtgatgatgatgatgatgacaatgatgatgataataatatagtagcttatatttatatagtgcatcAAAGTTTGCAGTGTACatttcatatattatcttatttgatcctcattacaGCTCTGTGACTTAGGTGCTATCATTTGCCTCATGTACACAAATACGCACAGATGAgaacacacacatgaacacaacAAGATAAACATATCCATGGaaatatttcatatacatattgCCACACATAAACACAAGCACAAATTACACACCAACAAGAAAAGTCATATTACACATACTCTCAAAAACAGGAAAGaacactgagtctggagtcagaggtaTTGAGTTTGAATTATGACTCTCCTACATACTTCTTACATGACACTGGACAAGACATCTTTCCTCTTTGGGTCAAAgtatcctcatctttaaaataagaagatTGTTGGGGagttgctgaacaagttgtgatatacaaTCATAATGGAAAACTATAGTGttataaaaatgacaagcaggctgatttcaggaggaaattgaagaaatacacactgatgcaaagttaagtgagcagaaccagcagaaaaaaataacaggaatatttatgatgatcaactgtgaatgactttgttcttctcagcaatatgactTGATCCAAggcttccaaaggactcatgatgaaaaatgttattcacctccagagcaagaactgatggagtttgaatgcagattgatacatactatttttcactttatttcttgtGAGGGTGTAGGGgatctttcttctttaaaaacatgactaatatggaaatatgttatgtgtaactgcacatgtataacctatgtcaaattgcttaccatctcagggaggggagcaggaaggagggaaTTCGAAactcaaaattaataaaaatgaatgttaaaaattgttttcacatgtaattgggaaaaataaaatattcaaagaataagAGTATTGTGAAAGATGTCAGTTCAAGATCCAAATCTTTTACTCTTTTGGACATATACTGACACATTTCCTGATACTCACTGATACCCAAACATACTCTTGGAGTCTAAGGATAAGTCAAAGTATTTAGTAAGCACCCACAATTTGGGGATGTCTAAAGCTGTTTCCCCAACGTACTGACAGATTGGCCTAGTCCATCTCTCTCAGTGACCCAGTTATTTCCACACTTTGGTTACCTTGATCCATACTAGATGCAGGAAATGATGCTGGCTTTTTAAGCAATGGAAtggttaatttttttctgatttcatgtGGCGTGAACTCCCAGGGGTCTCAAGAGATATGGCTTGCTCTGCACTAATTTATTTATCCTCACACCACAGGGAATAAGGAAGAACAAATAGCCCCATGTCTGCCTTCTCTTCAAAGTAAAGCTATCTGCTCCATCTGCATTCCCATTCTTTGAGCTTGTACCAGGACTAGGACCTGGTAGGTAAGTAGGTAAGATAGTGGGAAAGTCTAAAAGCAGAGTAAGAAGAtcgttttaagaacaactttgagtgactaagatattttgtctattataaatgcccaaattaactataaagggctTATAAAGTAAgatgctatttgcatccagaggaaaaaaaactgataaatagaagtatgtatagaatggcatgtgtgtgcatatatatatatatatatatatatatatatatatatatatatatatacatacatacacacacatgtaagtgtgtgtttgtgtattcacatatacattttggggtaggagggaagaaaaaaggaaaaaataaaaaatataacacggtaacttcattatatatttaaaaggaatagcaagctgtacataataaatttgcagtttcatgtacaatcatctttttttcctattctactatgtcatggaaatacttgttttatttaagcttagaataaaacaaatagaaaattaaaaagctGAGGTAGCATTCCAGCTAGTTCGGTGGCAAAGTCCTGAGTGGATGagaaagaagtgagaagagaTGGATCCCACTTTCAATTTCTGTTGACTGATCTTGGTTTCTACTAGAAGTCAGCATTCCAGAAAAATATCTGTGGCATGAGCAATAGAGAACAGAGAAGAGGACAGGGAAGCTCCGTGGAAAGGAGTCTCAGACCCTCAGCTATGCTCTAACAAGCAGCAGCAGATGCACAGGCTAGGGGAGGACAAAGACTCTTGGCTTTAGTAAGTGGAACCAGGGTTCACATCCTGACTCTGTTACCTCCTTACTCCGTTAGTTCCCTGCCTGACTGGACAaattccatctgtaaaatgaaataactgaattaatttttcttgaaGACCCCTTCTAGAAGCTCAAAATCCTGATTTCTCCTTCCTGAATCTTCAGGAAGTGGCCTTTGGTATATTTTTTAAGTATATGTTGAACCACAATATGTACTTATATGCACATTATGTACAcagtgtgcatgtgcatgtgtgtgtgtgtatgtgcaaggATGTGCTGGTAATTTTTTAACAGttagctccaaaaaaaaaaaattgcacacaCAGTACACCTTTAAATctaaagtttaatttgcattattaactttTTCTCCAATGTTttgttaagtctagacaatcaacacaacaacaaatcaagctctgctgatttctgaggtgtaaatgcttattctgaAAATTTAACCACTGGCTCTCTTTCACAAGTTTGAGGGGGCTCCAGTATACCCTTTCAGATGCCTAGTTGACatattctagctgtgtgatcttgggctaggCACAGGGATGTAAATGGTTTTCATAAGGATATAAATTACAGAGTAGGTGCCAACCTGAGTTGATGGAACTTATCTGGGAATTCCCTCCCTATCTTAATGGTCTGGTCCctggagatcatttaatccaattgCTTCTTTGTcctgaggaaaaaatggaaacctATGGAGCTGAAGTGATTTATTTAAGGTCACTAAGGTATAAATTGGCAGAGCCAGGAATCAAAATGAGAGCCTTTTATTCAGCATCCAGTTCTCCTTCTGCTGTTTCATGAGACTCCCTTTAAATCAGGGCTCTCCAAACTTAGCTCTGTGGtatcttggcttcctttactgaAGTGTTTATGTAAATTTccatgcttgtaggtgggctgcataaatcacactgcaggcagCATGCAGTGCACAGTCTGCATTTTTGGATAGCCCTGCTTTAAATCAAGGTgcttcctgcctttaaggagatCCCAGCTGACCCAGAGGGGTGCAACAAGCACGGTTAAAGAGAATTAGAAACCATGTCACTATCTTCCTTCAAaaacactttccttttcttaacAGCCCTATTACTGCCCAGGGTACTATCATATCCCCAATCATCCAGGATGATAACCTAAGTATCATCCCGTACTTCTTATACACTTTCACCCCTGCCCCACCGTATTTAATGAGTTGTTAAATCATAATAATTCTATTTTCAGAATGTCTCTTGTAGCCCCACACCCCTTCTTCCCTCTAaaactgccaccaccctggtgcaggcctgaACTACTACAGTACCCTTCACAATGGCCTCCCTGCTtggagtctctccccactccagtccatccttctccCAGATGTCAAAGTAAACTTCCTAAAACacgggtctgaccatgtcaccttccCCCTTGcatcccattcaataaactctaatgctTTTGTTATCTaaaggatcaaacataaaatcttctttttgtttttaaagccctGACTCTTTCCTATATatacagtcttcttacaccttctttCCCTCAATATACTCTCCACATAATCTAGGGGCACTAGCCTCCTTGgtattccttgcacaagacatcACTTCTCTAGCTGTCCCTCATGACTGGAATTGTCTCCTTTCTTACCTCCACTTCTTGATTTTCCAGGCTTCCTTCAGTtcccagctaaagtcccactttGTACAAGAAGCCTCCCTCCTACCCAAGTTCCTTCCCTCAGTTGACAATCTCTGATTTATCCCATGTAAGTCTTgcttgcacatagttgtttgcatgttatctgtCCCAATAGATTTTGAACTCCTTGGGAGAAGGAACTGTTCTGtgctttcttttgtattcccagtgcctggcacatagtacgtgtttaatgaatgcttgttgacttgacttgactaaGATTGGTTGAAGGTCTCAGGGACATTCGGTCTGGGGAAGAGATTTGGGAGAAATGCTATAGCTGTGATGTTTTAAACATGTGAAAAATGCCATGGAGAAGAATGATTATATTTGTTCTTCTAGAAacaaggtgggggagagggagaggagttaCAGAGGCAGATTTAAGATCAACACTTCCTAATAATTCATGCTATCAAAAGATGGAATGGATTGCCTTAGGAAATTGTGAGTTCCACAATCCAGGAGGTCTTATAGTAgcgactggatgaccacttattagGGGTACtttaaagtagatttttttaGAGTTGGATAAAATTATCTCTGAggacctttccaattctttgttgaaaaggtttttagtattttatttcctcccaattacatgtaaaaacaatttttaacatccatcTTTAAAACTtcgagtaccaaattctctcccttcctcccctcccaccccctcatagagaaggcaagcaattctatataggttatacacatgtagtCGTGCaacacatatttccatattagtcatgttgtgaaagacaacatagataaaaaactcaagaaaaataaagtttttttttaaaaaaagtatgcttcaatctgtattcagacacagttatttctctggggatggaaagCATTTTTGTCATAAATCTTTCTGATTTGTCTTGagtcactgtattgctgagaatagctaaatcattcatagctaatcatcttacaataatgctgttactttgtaaaatgttctcttgatcctactcatttcattttgcatcagcctatgtaagtgtttccaggtttttctgagagcatcctgctcatcatttcttataacacaatagcatttccatcacaatcatgtaggacaatttcttcagccattccccaaatgatgagtgtaccctcaatttctaattctctgctaccagaaaagagccactataaatattttaatacgtataggtccttttcctttttgtttttcatcttttttgggttcagacctagtagtggtattgttaggtcaaagggtataaaagCCCTTTGAGGATAGTCCCAAAtggctctacagaatggttgaatcagttcacaactccaccaacaatgcattaatgtctcatttttcccacatcccctccaacactggtcattttccctttctttcctattagccaatctaataaatatgaggtagtacctcagagttgttttaatttgcatttcttcaatcaata
This Trichosurus vulpecula isolate mTriVul1 chromosome 2, mTriVul1.pri, whole genome shotgun sequence DNA region includes the following protein-coding sequences:
- the LOC118838740 gene encoding olfactory receptor 52H1-like; its protein translation is MAPFNTSSFDTAPFTLMGIPGLEEYHIWISIPFCTMYLVAIAGNSILLYLITMEQHSLHAPMFYFLTMLAVTDLVLSTTCVTKTLSIFWLGPQEIAFPSCLTQLFFLHYSFVLDSAILLAMAFDCYVAICFPLRYTTILTPQVIVKIMVGISFRSFCVLVPCVFLVKRLPFCRTHIIHHTYCEHIDVARLSCADISINIWYGFAVPIMTVISDVFLIAISYTLILKAVFHLPSRDARQKALGTCGSHVCVILMFYIPAFFSILAHHFGHNVPLTFHIMFANLYVVIPPALNPIVYGVKTKQIRDKVFLLFSMKGTG